CACCAACAtacattataatatgtaaattgtttattttaatgttgcGGTTCAAACAAATGTCATAAAAAACAAGTAATTTCCACATGTATTCATCGTCTATCTctatacaaaaatatcatattatagtCACAACATTGCAAGGTCCAAATCATAGATAATAAAGAATGCTATAACAAGGTGTCCATCAATAAACAACCGAAACAAGTAGGAGTAGGTGTGTTCTCCTGTTCATCAATCAAACGAGGAGGAGAAAAGTTGAACATAAATCAGTGATCACTTCAACTCTATATCAATAGCCAGTTGAGAAACTTTACTGCATCTGATAAAACACCAAGTTGATTGAACACAAGTTAATTTCAACTCAGcctacaaaattacaaatttaaccAGGATACTACCATGAAGTTCAAAAACAGAAAATCCTATGACATAATGAAATGCAAATCCACAAAATCTGGTGCTGAACAATGAAAGCAAAGCAGGTTCCATATGTAGTTTGTGCACTATCCATGAATCAAAGCATGCAATCAGTTCTTGCAGGCAGCCTTCTGAAGAAATTGAGAGGGACTGAAGGAAGCTTGTGGCGGAACCTGGGGTGTCTCAATACATAGATTCCAGTGAGAAGTGCCACAACCTGGAATGGAGTGACATAGAGTACAATGGCAGCAACCAGACAGAAGATGACAAAGAGTGCAGTAGCTCTTGGGTCCCTCCAGCTGAGCAAAGACTGCAGCCTCTCCCCTTGTGTGGCCAAATCACCAACCACTGTCTGTATCCTCCCAGCAATGCTTCTAAGCCTATCATATCTCATCCTCACGATGTCCGAAGGTCTGGTGGTTGGGAATGTGTCAAACTCTTCATCAAGTTCATCTGGGTGAGCAGAATCTGCATGAGAGAGACGAGTGTCCATGTGAGGAGGGTGTCTTGGCCTCCATCTATAGTACCAAACTCCAATCAAGAAGAGGTATAGGAATATTGTAGGTAAGATAAGCTCAGGGTACATGACCAATATTATGAACAGGATATGGATCAGAACTGTTGTGATTGGATTTTTCCAATTGCAGATTTGGTCAAACCATTTTCCTACTGCTATTAGTCCACTTAAAACTCCCATGATCCTGAAAAAGTTGGCCTTGCTTCTTCTCATGCTCCACATGTGGGAACCCACATCCAGCATATATTCCACTATCTCCTTTCTCAAGGGTGGCTCGGCACGACTCAGTCTCATTGAAACAATCTGAGTAGCTTGATGCCTCAAATTGTCAAGCTGGCTAACAGTTAGTGGGTGAATATAATGCATCTTAGGCAACAAAGGCAGTGAATACATGTGCATCATATTAAGCAAAGAAGAACAAGTAAACCTTACAGCCAAGTGGATTTCACCCATTTTCTTCACCCCATTTGGATGAAGAACTAGAAGAGGATACGAATGTGTATAGACACGGTCAGTCTCAAGGGTGGAAAGACGGATTCTTACCTTCCCAATTTTGGAATCTTTTGCTCCTCCACCCTTATCACCACCATGCAAATGACAGTTATCAAAGACACCAATTGTAATGACAGTGCAAGGATCAAAAACCTCCCAAGTATATTGCTCATTCCACCGGGGTGCGAAGCTATCAATGATTGTCCTTGTCCTCACCCACTTCTGCCCATATTTTGCTACACAATAGGCATCTGTTGTTCCCTTACCATCTTTTGTTTTCATTGGCATCAAACCCTGTGCATTCAATATCCCCAATTCAAGAACTCCAATACTGGACTTCCAAAGCTGTTTAGCAGTTGGGCGAAGATCACTGCTGTAGTGAGTTGATTCATCCAAAACATGATAACCACCTTCCAGACAGATCCTCGTATGAATCTTGCTTGAAAACTtgatttccttcttcttttctccttccatTATAACAACGTGTTTTTCGATGTTATACCACTTGGTATTCACAGGTTTGTAATCCAGTCTCCGCTCCACCATTTGTAAAGAAATAGCACACCTCCCAAGTGATTCCTCCTTGTTAGGGGCAACTCTGTCTTCCACACTCAAAATCAGAGGCTCCTCGAATGGTTCAGCAGCCACAAACATCATATCCTCATTCCACATTGGATTGATAGTCCTGCTTTGAGAGATTCTAGTCCTCAAGGTCTGATTTCCCAGAGAAGCCTTAACAAAAACTTCAGGGTACCTACCCTTGTCACTCGGCTGCAAGTCTTGCGCCTCTATCACATTAACCCTCAAATACCAAAGCTTAGGAGACAGATACACCTTTGATCTAATGTTGGCAAGAGCATCAGTCCCAGTAACCGTCGCAGCATCTGAGTGCCATGCTTCGGGAAATGCTTCATCAGCCTGTGTGCCCATCCAAACAGCCAGCATTAGCTCCCCCTTCGCCTTATCACCCTTCCTATCCTCCAATCTATACCACTGTGGTGCAAGAGGACTATCAGGTGGAACACGCTTTGGGACCTCATTCAGGTCGAACAACACCCGACCGATGAAATCATCCCTCACAACATCCTTATCCTTCACAGTGACCTCCAGAATGGAAGCCTGAATGCGGTCTTTCGAGAAAGCAAAAACCTGGTTCCATTCGGGATTACTCTTCTTCTCGAAGTGCCGTGTGGTGCCTTTGTAGTTCCCCAACTTCACTTCAGTATAAGGGTCACAACTGCCGGTGACATCCTTTGCAGGCAAGTCCTTAGCCTTCACAACCCTCACGTACAGGTACTGCATTTGCTCAACAAGGTCATATGTGCTGGTAAGCTTGTCACCGGAGACCTTTCCCCCACCGAGGTGGGGCTTGGTCTCCTTCAACAGAAAATCTTCCGGTGGAGGCCTCTGCATCTTCTCCCTTCAAAGAACCCAAAgaccttttttttatcaaaataacaaTGGAAGCTGTGGTACAACTATTTCAAATCTTCAATGTTCCACACTTCCACTCGTAGGAACAGTTGTgccttaaaagaaataaaagcacaaCGGTTCCGAGGAGCCTAAAAAAGAGAAACACGGTCAAATAGCCGTTACAGGCTGGCAAATCGAGTCACCTAAATATTTGGGAAACTTTAAGACACACAAACCACACAAGTTAAGAAaactcaaatataataattaatgcatAAATAAACAGAGTTGCAAGCGTAGATCTATGATAACACCAAGAGTGTGGAAGCTTAAGATTGTAGATCCGATTGAGTTTAGTAAAAGCAAAAAATCACGATACGGAAACGTgcttttaattcataaaataaggACACAAAAATTCTGAACCTAGATTGTCCCAGATAGCTGCCGACAGAATGTACCATGAAATGAAGGAGTTCCACTCAAAAGTTTCACACTTTCTGCATTCTGAGACACTCCTTCAACAACTTATTTCCCGGAAACAAACATCACCACCGGATTACCTTTACTTTTCTAGTTTCAGCACTTTCCACACCACCCAACTCACCAACagaaattttaacaaaaaaaaaaaaaagtagaaaaataccTATATACTACTGATCATACGCAGGTTTGTGCTCCTCTCATTCTAAGAGATTTTACAAtaacttttttagaaaaaaataaaattttacccCATGGGGGTACTTCTATTTCAGCAAAAGGAAAAAACCTTGAAAATTTTCAGTAGCACCCAACTGGTGGAgtagaagaagagagaaagataaAGGGGGGGGCTTTTAGATTTAAGAAGTACAATGCTGAAATGTTGTTACCTTTGAGAAGATGGGTTTGTTGAGAAATGGAGATGGTTTTGTTAGGTTTTTTTGCAATAAAGCAGAAAGAATGGAGGTGGAGGTGGTGTCTGTGAGATGGAAGAGATAAGGGagaagaggaaagaagaaaagagggtGTATGctttttggtttttggtttttggttttgcGTTTGGTGGTGGTGTGGGGCTAGGATCTAATGAATCTATGCAAAATATACACAGAAGTTGCCCTCTTTGCTTTTTGCACAGTGCTGGCTGGACCTCTGTTGCTGTACAGGGTGGTGGAGTGGCGGTGGACCCGCCTTAAGCGTGCGAACCAATACGGTCGGTAGTCACACGTGTGCTCGTTTCCCTAAGTAACTCCCTCACAATTCATtatctcttcattttttctttttatattttactcttCGTTCCAAAAAAAAACTGTcatatttatcaaaaataatcatcaacataattcAGACAAAAATGTTTTCgatttttatagtatttatttctttttaatgtaattacaatataaaataaattaagtcattacttt
The sequence above is drawn from the Vigna radiata var. radiata cultivar VC1973A chromosome 3, Vradiata_ver6, whole genome shotgun sequence genome and encodes:
- the LOC106757669 gene encoding FT-interacting protein 1, with translation MQRPPPEDFLLKETKPHLGGGKVSGDKLTSTYDLVEQMQYLYVRVVKAKDLPAKDVTGSCDPYTEVKLGNYKGTTRHFEKKSNPEWNQVFAFSKDRIQASILEVTVKDKDVVRDDFIGRVLFDLNEVPKRVPPDSPLAPQWYRLEDRKGDKAKGELMLAVWMGTQADEAFPEAWHSDAATVTGTDALANIRSKVYLSPKLWYLRVNVIEAQDLQPSDKGRYPEVFVKASLGNQTLRTRISQSRTINPMWNEDMMFVAAEPFEEPLILSVEDRVAPNKEESLGRCAISLQMVERRLDYKPVNTKWYNIEKHVVIMEGEKKKEIKFSSKIHTRICLEGGYHVLDESTHYSSDLRPTAKQLWKSSIGVLELGILNAQGLMPMKTKDGKGTTDAYCVAKYGQKWVRTRTIIDSFAPRWNEQYTWEVFDPCTVITIGVFDNCHLHGGDKGGGAKDSKIGKVRIRLSTLETDRVYTHSYPLLVLHPNGVKKMGEIHLAVRFTCSSLLNMMHMYSLPLLPKMHYIHPLTVSQLDNLRHQATQIVSMRLSRAEPPLRKEIVEYMLDVGSHMWSMRRSKANFFRIMGVLSGLIAVGKWFDQICNWKNPITTVLIHILFIILVMYPELILPTIFLYLFLIGVWYYRWRPRHPPHMDTRLSHADSAHPDELDEEFDTFPTTRPSDIVRMRYDRLRSIAGRIQTVVGDLATQGERLQSLLSWRDPRATALFVIFCLVAAIVLYVTPFQVVALLTGIYVLRHPRFRHKLPSVPLNFFRRLPARTDCML